One Methanoculleus sp. 7T genomic window carries:
- a CDS encoding translation initiation factor IF-2 subunit beta translates to MTPSYEDLLKEAYTNITEPTEFEDRFVVPAARAFIEGKTTVLENFAEIASTLRRDPDHLMKHLLGELGTAGKIEGNRAVFSGKFEQEQINTIIHGYVEDYVICSECGKPDTRLVKSDRVLMLRCDACGGHRPVRKRKATADSSAASKPTEGAIMDVTPQFLSKRGDGVVKIDRYTMYVANAKPGQTVKVKITRIAGTIIFTERVD, encoded by the coding sequence ATGACCCCGTCATATGAAGACCTCCTCAAGGAGGCATATACCAATATCACGGAGCCGACGGAGTTTGAAGATCGGTTCGTCGTTCCTGCCGCCCGCGCCTTCATCGAGGGGAAGACCACGGTCCTCGAGAACTTCGCCGAGATCGCAAGCACCCTCCGGCGCGACCCCGACCACCTGATGAAGCATCTCCTCGGCGAGCTCGGCACAGCCGGCAAGATCGAGGGGAACCGAGCCGTCTTCTCCGGGAAGTTCGAACAGGAGCAGATCAACACGATCATCCACGGCTACGTCGAGGATTACGTCATCTGCTCGGAGTGCGGAAAACCCGATACCCGTCTCGTCAAGAGCGACCGGGTCCTGATGCTCCGGTGCGACGCCTGCGGCGGCCACCGGCCGGTCAGGAAGCGGAAAGCGACTGCGGACTCCTCTGCGGCGTCGAAGCCTACCGAGGGCGCCATTATGGACGTGACGCCGCAGTTCCTCTCGAAGCGCGGCGACGGCGTGGTGAAGATCGACCGCTACACGATGTATGTCGCGAACGCAAAACCGGGCCAGACGGTGAAGGTAAAGATCACCCGGATAGCCGGGACGATCATCTTCACCGAGCGCGTCGACTAA